From a single bacterium genomic region:
- a CDS encoding DoxX family protein, giving the protein MLSHLQNTWGPGKSLGTIRAIAYWTFTFLVAFEMVAGGIWDLLRIEYVRVMLAHLGYPMYLLTIIGVWKIPCAIVMLLPGFLRLKEWAYAGAVFNYTGAAASHFLAGYSGLGSPLIFTAITLASWALRPPTRRLEAAPPAEQRLASRLVPTLVLIALFILSWIFLPGRSRIDG; this is encoded by the coding sequence TGAGCCATCTGCAAAATACTTGGGGTCCGGGCAAGTCGTTGGGAACGATCCGAGCGATTGCGTATTGGACGTTCACGTTTCTGGTGGCGTTTGAAATGGTCGCCGGAGGGATCTGGGATCTCCTGCGAATCGAGTACGTTCGAGTCATGCTCGCGCACCTCGGGTACCCGATGTACCTTCTCACCATCATCGGCGTCTGGAAAATCCCGTGCGCGATCGTGATGTTGCTCCCGGGATTTCTGCGGCTCAAGGAGTGGGCGTACGCCGGGGCCGTCTTCAATTACACCGGCGCCGCCGCCTCTCACTTCCTCGCCGGTTATTCCGGTCTCGGCAGCCCGCTGATTTTTACAGCGATTACGCTGGCATCGTGGGCGCTGCGCCCACCGACACGGCGCCTCGAAGCAGCGCCTCCCGCGGAACAACGCCTGGCGTCAAGGCTTGTTCCGACTCTTGTCCTCATTGCGCTCTTCATCCTGTCATGGATATTTCTCCCCGGGAGGTCAAGAATTGACGGCTGA
- a CDS encoding SRPBCC family protein, with protein sequence MTADVKAPPAVAWRVFTEKKGTWWPLTHYKIGKANAIDAVIEPRAEGRWYERGDDGSTCDWGTVLASEPHSRLVLSWNISADWQPDPTLGTEIEVRFIPQGKNGTRVELEHRHIDRYGARRDEMRNIFETEGDWGRLPEMFARTAAAEAAK encoded by the coding sequence TTGACGGCTGATGTCAAGGCGCCGCCGGCGGTGGCGTGGCGGGTCTTCACGGAAAAGAAGGGCACATGGTGGCCCCTCACCCACTACAAGATCGGCAAAGCGAACGCGATAGACGCGGTGATCGAGCCGCGCGCCGAGGGCCGCTGGTACGAGCGCGGCGACGACGGGAGCACGTGCGACTGGGGCACCGTCCTCGCATCGGAGCCACACTCCCGCCTGGTGCTCTCCTGGAATATCAGCGCCGACTGGCAGCCTGACCCGACGCTCGGAACAGAAATCGAGGTGCGCTTCATTCCGCAAGGCAAGAATGGCACGCGCGTGGAGTTGGAGCATCGTCATATTGACCGATACGGGGCACGTCGCGATGAGATGCGCAACATCTTCGAGACCGAAGGCGACTGGGGTCGTCTCCCCGAGATGTTCGCCCGCACGGCGGCGGCGGAGGCGGCAAAGTAG